The genomic DNA GTTTGCAGAAGTTGAGCTCGATCTGATGAATGGCCGTTCGATTCCATTTGATCCCGAGAGCTACATCAGGGGCAGGCTCGGGCTGGCACACCGTTCATTGCTGTCTGTATCCGAATCACATACAGCCTAGGAAAGAGGTTGACCCAAGACGGGTAAACGCACTGACACATGAGTGAGGCTTTTGACTGTTAAATGAATACGCAGAACTCATTTGGCCTGTCCTTTAAGGATGACTATTCCTCATCGTTTTGGGTCAGCCTCTTTTTGGTTTCCGGAAACTTCGGCTGCATACCCTTATGAGAAGAAAGCAGGTGAGCGCCATGTACTCAGATATTCTATTGATATGCAACGGAAAGGCGGGCAGGGAAAACTGGAAGCACTGCTGAAGGACACCATTCCCCCGCTTTTGGATGTGTGCACGAATATAACGATCCACCCGACCAAAGATAAAGGCGACGCCGAGCGCTTCTGCCGGGAAAAAGGCCATTCATTCGACCTCGTCATCGTCCTTGGAGGGGACGGGACGGTCCATGAGGTCATCAACGGGCTCGCTGACCTTGAGGTGCGTCCTTTGACAGCCATCCTTCCTGGCGGGACATGCAATGATTTTGCCCGATCCCTTCATATCCCCATGAATATCAAGCAGGCTGTCCAGCTTATCGTCGAGCACCCTCTCCGGAAGAGTGTAGATCTCGTCAAAACGGACAGCCGATACTTCAGTAATTTCTGGGGAACCGGATTGATTTCACAGACGAGCGATAACATCGACGTCGGATCAAAAGGTGTCCTCGGGAAGCTGAGTTATTATATCAGTGCCTTTCAATCCATCCAGGATGCCCCGGTTCTGAAGGTGAAAGTGAGGACCGACGAAGAGGAATTCGAAGAAGATGTGGTGATGGTCCTGGCCGCCAATGGGAAATCCATCGGTGCGAATGCCCTGCCACAGTCCATCAGTCTGGACGACGGACTCCTCGACCTTTATCTTGTGAAAAGGAGCGGCTTCCCGCTTCTGAAGGAATTCTTCTTGATGAAGGGGACCGGCGATGTGAGCCACACGTTCGAAGATATCCGGCATATCCGTACATCGAGTTTGGAGGTCGAGCTCTCCGATGAAGAGAAGTTCGATATGGACGGGGAATTGTATGACGGTAAGCGTCAGACGATGAAGGTGCTTCAAGGTCATATGGATTTTATCGTAGGCGTTGAAAGATAAAAGGAAAGAGGCCGTACCCTGGGGTGCCCAGGATACGGCCTCTTTATTTTCATTGTACGGACGTTCTTCTTTTTTTGATCAAGACGTATCCGACATACAGGATGACGAGAACGGCCCCTACAACGAAACTGAGCATGGCGAAGTTTTGTTCAATAAATGGCTTTGCCTTCTCACCGAGTGTTATGATGATGATCGCTTCGAGGAAGAAACGGAATCCGCGACCGATGATGGACCAGATGACCAACACGCGGATCCGGATGCCGGAAACTCCTGCGAAGATGGTGAAAATCTTATAAGGAACGGGAGTGAGTCCTGCAATAAGGATGGCCATCGGGCCGAATTTATTGAAGTAGTCCTCCACTTTTTGTATGCGTTCTTCTTTGAATAAATAGACCAGTACCGGTCGACCGAGCTTCTTTCCGATCCACCATCCGAAAAGGGCTCCGATAACGGAAGCGACTGTCGTATAAAGGGCATATAACAATGCGCTATCCGGGTTGGCAATCGACATGGGGATAAGAAGGACATCAGGGGGAATCGGGAAGAAGGATGAGTCTGCGAAAGACACCAGGATCAATCCCCATACACCATAATCCATTAACCACGTTTCAAACATATGTATCCATTCAGACATATTCAATGAGTCTCCTTGTTCAATAAGTGTCGGCTCACGCACTGGCAAGCAGCAATGCAGGTCGACCGAATATTCTTTCAATCGACACAGTGTACATGCCCTGCAGGATAGGACTTCTGAAAGTATACCATGATTACAGGGAAGAGTCATCGGACCCTTCGTTACAGTTTCGTGAAATCAATCGATTCCTGTCGCTATTTCCCGAGAAATATCCGACAGGAATCGATATTACATTTCTGATGGTGCTGATATGCCCAAGATGCGCAGTCCTTCCGTCAGGACGATGGATACCGCAGCTACGAGGCTCACGCGTGATGCCTGATCTCCATCGCCGGAAAGAATCTTTGATTTCCCATAGTAGCGGTTGAAGTGCTGAGCCGTTTCAATCAAGTATTTCGCCAGGATCGACGGGGAATAGTGAGTCCAGGCACGGGCGATCACGTCTGGGAACAACCGCAGCTGCTTGATGACTTCCCAGCTTTCTTCATCAGCAAGGCCTGTGAACTCTCCAGCCTTCACATCGGATTTTCTCAGGATTGAGTGGGCCCTTGCGTTGGTATATTGGATATACGGTCCGGTCTCGCCTTCGAATGTGAGCATATGCTGGAGCGAAAATTCTATGTCATTCATTCGGTCATTCTTCAGGTCATGGAAGATGACGGCCCCGACACCGACTGCATTGGCCACCCGTTTTGCATCCGGCAGATGGGGGTTCTTGCTTTCAATGTTTTGTTGGGACAGGGCGATTGCCTCTTTCAGTACTTCCTCGAGGAGGATGACCCGGCCTTTCCTCGTGGACATTTTCTTCCCATCCTTCAGGTAGAGGCCGAAGGGGATATGTTTCATATGGTCGGCCCATTCGTAGCCCATCTGTGCCAGTACGTTTTTCACCTGCTTAAAGTGGACGGTCTGTTCCTGCCCCACGATATAGAGGGCCTCATCGAATCCATACTCCCGCTGGCGGTATAGGGCGGCAGCGAGATCACGGGTGGCATATAAGGTAGCGCCATCCGACTTTTTAATCAGGCAGGGTGGAAGGCTTGTGTCATCGGTCATCCAGACCACCTGGGCACCATCGGATTCAGTCAGTAATCCTTTTTCGGACAGGAGTTCGACCACTTCATCCATCTTGTCGTTGAAGAAGGCTTCCCCGTTATACGAATCGAACTCCACTCCAAGAAGGGTATAGATCTCCTTGAACGCATCCAGTGATTCATCCTTGAACCATCTCCAAAGAGAAACCATTTCCGTATCGCCGTCTTCAAGGAGTTTGAAAGCTTTCCTGCCTTCCTCGTCCAAGGAAGGATC from Rossellomorea marisflavi includes the following:
- a CDS encoding diacylglycerol/lipid kinase family protein, which encodes MQRKGGQGKLEALLKDTIPPLLDVCTNITIHPTKDKGDAERFCREKGHSFDLVIVLGGDGTVHEVINGLADLEVRPLTAILPGGTCNDFARSLHIPMNIKQAVQLIVEHPLRKSVDLVKTDSRYFSNFWGTGLISQTSDNIDVGSKGVLGKLSYYISAFQSIQDAPVLKVKVRTDEEEFEEDVVMVLAANGKSIGANALPQSISLDDGLLDLYLVKRSGFPLLKEFFLMKGTGDVSHTFEDIRHIRTSSLEVELSDEEKFDMDGELYDGKRQTMKVLQGHMDFIVGVER
- a CDS encoding YqaA family protein, which gives rise to MSEWIHMFETWLMDYGVWGLILVSFADSSFFPIPPDVLLIPMSIANPDSALLYALYTTVASVIGALFGWWIGKKLGRPVLVYLFKEERIQKVEDYFNKFGPMAILIAGLTPVPYKIFTIFAGVSGIRIRVLVIWSIIGRGFRFFLEAIIIITLGEKAKPFIEQNFAMLSFVVGAVLVILYVGYVLIKKRRTSVQ
- the argS gene encoding arginine--tRNA ligase, with product MDLKMIFADALHEQVVPHWNKEELYTLIETPKFSHMGDAAFPCFGLAKELKKAPQAIAAEFAGKIGSPYFASVEAAGPYVNVKFDPVKAGKQIVSTILDQQQEYGTQSFGNDRTVVLDLSSPNIAKPFSMGHLRSTVIGNAIAGIGEKCGFDTVKINYVGDWGTQFGKLMVAYKKWGSEEKVKQNPIAELFTLYKRFHEEAENDPSLDEEGRKAFKLLEDGDTEMVSLWRWFKDESLDAFKEIYTLLGVEFDSYNGEAFFNDKMDEVVELLSEKGLLTESDGAQVVWMTDDTSLPPCLIKKSDGATLYATRDLAAALYRQREYGFDEALYIVGQEQTVHFKQVKNVLAQMGYEWADHMKHIPFGLYLKDGKKMSTRKGRVILLEEVLKEAIALSQQNIESKNPHLPDAKRVANAVGVGAVIFHDLKNDRMNDIEFSLQHMLTFEGETGPYIQYTNARAHSILRKSDVKAGEFTGLADEESWEVIKQLRLFPDVIARAWTHYSPSILAKYLIETAQHFNRYYGKSKILSGDGDQASRVSLVAAVSIVLTEGLRILGISAPSEM